Proteins encoded within one genomic window of Myxococcota bacterium:
- a CDS encoding vWA domain-containing protein, with protein sequence MSAAARGVALVGAWLLAGLLASGPAHAQAAAPVAPALPAPLRIFVQSPEPGEVVRNEVHQAPLRGVAVASAGRPVDFDIMVVLDISGSTRSASGTDVDGDGVVGINPTTSGAPPGTYPARTVSTDPGDAILAAEVRAADALLATLAGQRGSGRIRVGVISFSGEMNPDTGFRKRYDQEDAWLEVPLTNDFGAVRARLPEILARGPYGGTNFAAGLRLAITELAGLQGARSAPRVGTQKLVLFLTDGVPTFPIGLGSESDPGDVQAAVAAARLAERAGVTVNTYALGPKALTNPFAATEIARITGGTFLPVQKPGDIVSFLQAASFADIEDVVFTNLTTREVSYDVSLLPDGRFSGFVPVREGRNAVRVTALASDGTSTHIDVELDFEPSGQGGRSLALELERIRERNKELMLYIERDRIKRFREIQRKQLEIEADTAE encoded by the coding sequence ATGAGCGCCGCTGCGCGCGGCGTCGCCCTCGTCGGCGCCTGGTTGCTCGCGGGGCTCCTCGCGTCCGGGCCGGCTCATGCGCAGGCCGCAGCGCCCGTCGCCCCCGCGCTGCCGGCTCCCTTGCGCATCTTCGTGCAGTCGCCCGAGCCGGGCGAGGTCGTCCGCAACGAGGTGCACCAGGCACCGCTCCGCGGCGTGGCCGTCGCTTCCGCCGGTCGTCCCGTCGACTTCGACATCATGGTCGTGCTCGACATCTCCGGCTCGACGCGATCCGCCAGTGGGACGGACGTCGACGGCGACGGCGTGGTCGGCATCAACCCCACGACCAGCGGTGCGCCGCCGGGCACCTATCCAGCGCGCACGGTGTCCACGGATCCGGGCGACGCGATCCTCGCGGCCGAGGTGCGCGCTGCCGACGCGCTGTTGGCCACTCTCGCCGGGCAACGGGGATCGGGACGCATTCGCGTCGGCGTGATCAGCTTCTCGGGCGAGATGAATCCGGACACCGGCTTTCGCAAGCGCTACGACCAGGAAGACGCCTGGCTCGAGGTGCCGCTCACGAACGACTTCGGTGCCGTGCGCGCGCGCTTGCCCGAGATCCTCGCCCGCGGTCCGTACGGTGGCACGAACTTCGCCGCGGGTCTGCGACTCGCGATCACCGAACTCGCCGGGCTCCAGGGCGCGCGCAGCGCGCCGCGGGTCGGCACCCAGAAGCTCGTGCTCTTCCTCACCGACGGTGTGCCGACCTTCCCGATCGGCCTGGGCTCCGAGTCGGATCCGGGCGACGTGCAAGCGGCGGTGGCGGCCGCGCGGCTCGCCGAGCGCGCCGGCGTCACTGTGAACACCTACGCCCTCGGACCGAAGGCGCTCACCAACCCCTTCGCGGCCACCGAGATCGCGCGGATCACCGGAGGCACGTTCCTGCCCGTCCAGAAGCCGGGAGACATCGTGTCGTTCCTGCAGGCGGCGAGCTTCGCCGACATCGAGGACGTCGTCTTCACGAACCTCACCACCCGCGAGGTCTCCTACGACGTCAGTCTGTTGCCCGACGGTCGCTTTTCGGGCTTCGTGCCCGTCCGCGAGGGGCGCAACGCCGTGCGCGTCACCGCGCTGGCTTCGGATGGGACGAGTACCCACATCGATGTGGAACTCGACTTCGAGCCGTCCGGCCAGGGCGGACGGAGCCTCGCCCTCGAGCTCGAACGCATCCGCGAGCGCAACAAGGAGCTGATGCTCTACATCGAGCGCGACCGGATCAAGCGCTTCCGCGAGATCCAACGCAAGCAGCTCGAGATCGAGGCCGACACCGCGGAGTGA
- a CDS encoding M28 family peptidase, with amino-acid sequence MPRRLRRPRALVWTLALALPACGACVGGSSPVDDAAEPAAPVEEMPADFQASAAWAELEMLAALGPRTPGSDAAEAARRRIRDYLERYGVPVETVDTVATPDGLPPVALTHVLARLPGTSADRFVLVAPYDSGRHEGFDFVGTNDGASGTAVLLEVARVLARREFPYTVEIVFLDGEGRLGQGEGDVANSRWWGSRTLAETWQQGGRLDDVRLLVSVNRVCDAELAIARDLGSHRNYREEFWRAARRLGETESFVPHAGYESFTSSHAAFRERGLRAVVGLADTAFGGAEAPGVYAGTADDLPMHCAEESLASVGAVIVDALDTIAARLAKIDRFSVRPEPTRPSTETAAAAESGDDAPADADTSNADSAETPAAEATPTS; translated from the coding sequence TTGCCCCGCCGTCTCCGCCGTCCCCGCGCGCTCGTCTGGACCCTCGCCCTGGCCCTGCCGGCCTGCGGCGCCTGTGTGGGCGGATCGTCTCCCGTCGACGACGCTGCCGAGCCCGCGGCTCCCGTCGAGGAGATGCCCGCGGACTTCCAGGCGTCCGCCGCCTGGGCCGAGCTGGAGATGCTGGCGGCTCTGGGGCCCCGAACGCCGGGCTCGGACGCAGCCGAGGCGGCCCGGCGCCGCATCCGCGACTACCTGGAGCGCTACGGCGTTCCCGTCGAGACGGTCGACACGGTTGCCACGCCCGACGGGCTCCCCCCCGTCGCGCTCACCCACGTCCTGGCGCGGCTGCCTGGCACGTCTGCAGACCGCTTCGTGCTCGTCGCCCCCTACGACAGCGGTCGTCACGAGGGCTTCGATTTCGTCGGGACCAACGACGGTGCGTCGGGTACGGCGGTCCTGCTCGAGGTGGCGCGCGTGCTCGCCCGTCGCGAGTTCCCCTACACGGTCGAGATCGTGTTCCTCGACGGGGAAGGGCGCCTCGGCCAGGGCGAAGGCGACGTGGCGAACTCGCGCTGGTGGGGCAGCCGCACCCTCGCCGAAACCTGGCAGCAGGGCGGACGTCTCGACGACGTGCGCTTGCTGGTCAGTGTCAACCGCGTCTGCGACGCCGAGCTCGCGATCGCGCGCGACCTCGGCTCGCATCGCAACTACCGCGAGGAGTTCTGGCGCGCGGCCCGTCGCCTCGGAGAAACCGAGAGCTTCGTGCCGCACGCCGGCTACGAGAGTTTCACGTCGAGCCACGCCGCCTTCCGCGAACGCGGCCTGCGCGCCGTCGTGGGCCTCGCCGATACCGCCTTCGGTGGCGCGGAGGCGCCCGGTGTCTACGCGGGCACCGCAGACGATCTGCCGATGCACTGCGCCGAGGAGAGTCTGGCGAGCGTCGGCGCGGTGATCGTCGACGCGCTCGACACGATCGCGGCGCGCCTCGCGAAGATCGATCGCTTCTCGGTACGTCCCGAACCGACGCGACCGTCCACCGAAACGGCAGCGGCGGCCGAGTCCGGGGACGACGCTCCCGCCGACGCCGACACTTCGAACGCGGATTCGGCAGAGACGCCGGCCGCCGAGGCGACGCCGACCTCATGA